In Yersinia enterocolitica subsp. enterocolitica, one DNA window encodes the following:
- a CDS encoding autotransporter outer membrane beta-barrel domain-containing protein gives MHKIYRFIKTFMVSCPVLLGGFSVVDAKAETALNTQSGPIYLSLLGPETQFVVADNATITAITDSAIFGDNSANWRLIVYGSVLDNPNYSVAAGVVHLDAKTAAGSQLDNYGILAANQAGNNVSGVKLENGGVVVNHVDAQISSLGGYGIVSSGALAAIWNDGAISGYSSGVRLASGGSVIQSATGTLVSSDGPGILSDSGIFSVNNAGSITANVAAGILARGDSSGSISNSGTITGPNAIAIQGNAGMIINNTGTFTGTNGTAVDLSGSNNQLILDTGSVINGKVVSRGSNNTLALLGDGTATNDFSGLSSVSAIGTGLWTLGGNVTTTAASTSALEVQNGKLIITGQLTNSGVGAAANVSHGGILQIGTGLSRGNLISDVNIEQSGTVGGYGSVTGKVNNAGNLIVGQALSGEGHGEFTINGDYHGQGGTVVFDTDMAADNAATDKLIINGSTSGESHIRVQSAHGEGAQTYDGIKIITVNGRQSDGQFNLLGRAVAGPYEYFLQQGTLTDPDNKDWYLRSTFGGIAPVSGDTGGGAKDIPASSKTLRPEAGGYMANLAAAQTLFNLRLNDREGRAENSSMWLRQVGSRTGFSDGSGQLHSTANAYVVQGGGEVLSAAMGQNDRLGVGVMAGYGYNNNQTQSNRTGYKSRGTVDGYSAGIYATWYQDAKNQQGAYVDSWLQYSKLNASEQGDELAMQSYNINGLSASVESGYRMPVYHGVNGDVFVTPQAQVIWDGQKADTVHDDSNTQVQSTGADVINTRIGVRVARDSVSDQDKGKDKLFTVYSEVNWLHNSKDPGVAMDNITVSQAGSRNVGEIKLGAEGKLNKNCNTWANVGQQIGGSGYNDSRVTAGLKYAF, from the coding sequence ATGCATAAAATTTACCGCTTTATAAAAACTTTTATGGTTAGCTGCCCGGTGTTATTGGGTGGATTTTCTGTCGTTGACGCTAAAGCTGAAACCGCACTTAATACCCAGTCCGGGCCAATTTATTTATCCTTGCTGGGGCCAGAAACCCAATTTGTGGTGGCTGATAATGCCACCATTACAGCCATAACTGATAGCGCGATTTTTGGTGATAATAGTGCCAACTGGCGGCTGATTGTTTATGGTTCAGTGCTTGATAATCCCAACTATTCTGTTGCCGCAGGCGTGGTTCATCTCGACGCTAAAACGGCCGCTGGCTCTCAGCTGGATAACTACGGCATTCTGGCGGCAAACCAAGCCGGGAACAATGTGTCTGGTGTAAAACTGGAGAATGGGGGGGTTGTCGTTAACCATGTCGATGCCCAGATTAGCAGCCTTGGCGGTTACGGTATCGTATCCAGCGGAGCATTGGCCGCTATTTGGAATGACGGCGCCATAAGTGGTTATTCCAGCGGGGTTCGCTTGGCTAGCGGAGGTTCGGTTATCCAGAGTGCTACCGGGACGCTGGTCAGTAGCGATGGCCCTGGTATTTTATCTGATAGTGGTATTTTTTCGGTGAATAATGCGGGCAGCATTACCGCCAATGTGGCCGCGGGTATCCTTGCGCGGGGTGACAGCAGCGGCTCTATCTCGAATAGCGGCACCATTACCGGGCCAAATGCCATTGCTATCCAAGGCAATGCCGGGATGATAATCAATAACACCGGCACCTTCACCGGCACCAATGGCACAGCGGTTGATCTTAGTGGCAGTAATAACCAACTGATATTAGATACCGGCAGCGTTATCAATGGCAAAGTGGTGAGTCGCGGTAGCAATAACACCCTCGCATTGCTGGGTGATGGCACCGCCACTAATGATTTCAGTGGATTGTCCTCAGTTTCAGCCATTGGCACCGGTCTTTGGACTCTGGGCGGCAATGTCACGACCACGGCGGCCAGCACTTCAGCGTTGGAGGTACAAAACGGCAAATTAATCATCACCGGTCAATTGACCAACAGTGGCGTTGGGGCGGCAGCCAATGTCTCACATGGTGGGATATTACAAATTGGCACTGGCTTGAGCCGCGGTAATCTCATCAGTGACGTCAATATTGAACAGAGTGGGACAGTCGGTGGTTATGGCAGCGTCACCGGCAAGGTGAACAATGCCGGTAATCTTATCGTGGGGCAGGCATTGTCCGGTGAGGGACATGGCGAGTTCACCATCAACGGTGACTACCATGGTCAGGGCGGGACAGTCGTCTTTGATACCGATATGGCAGCGGATAATGCTGCAACAGACAAATTGATAATCAATGGTTCTACTTCTGGTGAGAGTCATATCCGCGTTCAGAGCGCACACGGCGAGGGCGCTCAAACCTATGATGGTATTAAAATTATCACGGTCAATGGCCGTCAGTCTGACGGGCAATTTAATTTGCTGGGCCGTGCGGTGGCCGGGCCTTATGAATATTTTCTGCAACAAGGCACACTGACTGACCCGGACAACAAAGACTGGTATTTGCGTTCAACCTTTGGTGGCATCGCTCCGGTTAGTGGCGATACCGGTGGTGGTGCCAAAGACATTCCGGCGAGTAGCAAAACACTGCGCCCAGAAGCTGGCGGTTATATGGCCAATTTAGCTGCGGCACAAACCCTGTTCAACTTGCGACTCAATGACCGCGAAGGTCGCGCCGAAAACTCAAGTATGTGGCTGCGTCAGGTGGGTTCACGCACTGGCTTCAGTGATGGCAGCGGCCAGTTACACAGCACCGCCAATGCTTATGTGGTGCAAGGTGGCGGCGAAGTATTGAGTGCGGCAATGGGGCAGAATGACCGCTTGGGTGTCGGTGTCATGGCCGGTTATGGTTATAACAATAATCAGACCCAATCTAACCGCACCGGTTATAAATCACGCGGCACGGTGGATGGTTACAGTGCCGGCATTTACGCCACCTGGTATCAGGATGCCAAAAATCAGCAGGGTGCCTATGTGGATAGCTGGTTGCAATACAGCAAACTCAATGCCAGCGAGCAGGGCGATGAGTTGGCAATGCAAAGTTATAACATCAATGGTTTGAGTGCCTCGGTTGAAAGTGGTTACCGCATGCCGGTGTATCATGGTGTCAACGGTGATGTGTTTGTGACGCCACAGGCGCAGGTTATCTGGGATGGACAGAAAGCAGATACGGTGCATGATGACAGTAATACCCAAGTTCAATCAACAGGAGCGGATGTTATCAATACCCGAATCGGTGTTCGAGTGGCGCGTGATAGTGTCAGTGATCAGGATAAAGGCAAGGATAAGCTGTTCACGGTTTACTCGGAAGTGAACTGGCTACATAACAGCAAAGATCCCGGCGTCGCGATGGATAACATTACAGTGAGTCAGGCTGGCAGCCGCAACGTGGGTGAAATAAAACTTGGGGCGGAAGGTAAACTGAATAAAAATTGCAATACCTGGGCCAATGTTGGTCAACAAATAGGTGGCAGTGGTTACAATGACAGCCGCGTGACGGCGGGCCTTAAGTACGCATTCTAA
- a CDS encoding LysR family transcriptional regulator, which yields MNIKLLKAFVMLAQKGNYGDAAQALCVTQPALTKQINLLESMLNIHLFTRGRHGAALTRSGQQLLAQAEKTVSQSEFFLQSAARVAKGIEGLLAIGFGLSTFYTAPHYIAKFRQQFPAISITLEDIPSAQQYALLTRGELQIGFVRAPPTAVLNFYPLFDDRLVLVTAQNKTHSPDEWLKHLPLLRLYTERGRGLNAQTDLFLQSNQWYAPTTQEVEDIQTILALVIAGIGVALLPQSVVHIAPPGINIMPLSGENLSWQVGIAWDDRIQDWVRDNFIQQVMGSVASS from the coding sequence GTGAATATAAAGTTGCTGAAAGCCTTTGTGATGCTCGCACAAAAAGGCAACTATGGCGATGCTGCACAGGCCCTTTGCGTGACGCAACCGGCACTGACCAAGCAGATTAACTTGTTGGAATCGATGCTGAATATTCACTTGTTCACCCGTGGGCGACATGGCGCGGCGTTGACACGCAGTGGGCAACAATTACTCGCACAAGCTGAGAAAACGGTCAGTCAATCCGAGTTTTTTTTGCAATCTGCCGCCCGCGTTGCTAAGGGTATTGAAGGGTTGCTCGCCATCGGGTTTGGTCTATCGACTTTCTATACCGCGCCACATTATATCGCCAAATTCCGACAGCAATTCCCGGCGATTTCTATCACCCTGGAAGATATTCCCTCGGCGCAACAATATGCGTTATTAACGCGCGGTGAACTGCAAATTGGCTTTGTTCGTGCTCCTCCCACAGCGGTATTGAATTTTTATCCTTTATTTGACGACCGCCTGGTGCTGGTGACAGCACAAAATAAAACACACTCCCCCGATGAGTGGTTAAAACACCTGCCATTGCTGCGTTTATATACTGAGCGTGGGCGTGGGCTCAATGCACAAACCGATCTATTTTTGCAATCAAACCAATGGTATGCGCCCACGACGCAAGAAGTTGAAGATATTCAGACCATACTGGCGCTGGTGATTGCTGGTATCGGCGTTGCCTTATTACCGCAAAGTGTGGTGCATATTGCGCCGCCTGGCATAAATATCATGCCACTCAGTGGAGAGAATCTCAGTTGGCAAGTGGGTATCGCCTGGGATGATCGCATACAAGATTGGGTACGGGATAATTTTATCCAGCAGGTGATGGGGTCAGTAGCATCAAGCTGA
- a CDS encoding nitrilase family protein encodes MTELPLITAATVQFQHQANNKQYNLLVIERFIEQAALKNIKILAFPEMCITGYWHVPKLTAAQVTALAEPIESSPSIALVRALALKHQMLIGVGLIEQGNDGRLYNAYVACMPDGSVHTHRKLHAFEHSAISSGDSYTVFDTPWGVKVGILICWDNNLVENVRATTLLGADILLAPHQTGGTHSRSPYGMKPIPLDLWAQRTERKAEMTAAIRGVNGREWLMRWLPARAHDNGLFILFSNGIGADDDEVRTGNAMILDPYGRIINETWEAADVMVSAELDLSLIPLSTGRRWIYGRRPEMYSILTQRQGYERDAISARFSTDIPDVKKP; translated from the coding sequence GTGACTGAATTACCATTAATCACCGCAGCAACGGTACAATTCCAGCATCAGGCCAACAATAAACAATACAACCTATTGGTTATTGAAAGGTTTATTGAGCAGGCAGCTCTGAAAAACATCAAAATACTGGCTTTCCCAGAGATGTGCATTACGGGATATTGGCATGTGCCTAAATTGACGGCAGCGCAAGTTACCGCTTTGGCTGAGCCGATTGAAAGCAGCCCATCGATTGCCTTGGTGCGGGCTTTGGCGCTGAAACATCAAATGTTGATTGGTGTCGGCCTGATAGAACAGGGAAACGACGGGCGACTCTATAATGCTTATGTCGCTTGTATGCCTGATGGCTCGGTGCACACGCACCGAAAACTGCATGCTTTTGAACACTCAGCTATCAGCAGCGGTGATTCTTACACGGTTTTTGATACCCCCTGGGGCGTCAAAGTTGGCATTCTTATCTGCTGGGATAACAATTTGGTGGAAAATGTGCGCGCAACCACCTTGCTTGGCGCTGATATATTATTAGCACCGCATCAAACTGGCGGAACGCATTCCCGCAGCCCATATGGTATGAAGCCCATTCCACTCGACCTCTGGGCGCAACGCACGGAAAGAAAAGCGGAAATGACGGCGGCTATTCGCGGCGTAAATGGTCGGGAATGGTTAATGCGTTGGTTACCGGCCCGTGCACATGATAATGGCCTGTTTATTCTATTCAGTAATGGTATTGGCGCGGATGATGATGAAGTTCGTACCGGTAATGCCATGATACTGGACCCTTATGGCCGTATCATTAATGAAACCTGGGAAGCCGCCGATGTGATGGTCAGTGCTGAATTAGATTTGTCGTTAATCCCACTCAGCACGGGACGGCGCTGGATTTATGGCCGTCGGCCCGAAATGTACTCTATTTTAACTCAACGGCAAGGTTATGAACGGGATGCCATTTCAGCACGTTTTTCCACTGACATTCCTGACGTGAAAAAACCATAA
- a CDS encoding dimethylarginine dimethylaminohydrolase family protein → MHFTQAIARLPADTCGSGQTTAQLGAPDIAATGQQFLAYVDTLLRLGLKVTILPAAPTFPDAHFVEDTAVVMPELAVITHPGAPSRQGEVDTIEPLFTDRPVFRMSHQGHLDGGDVLLVDKQFFIGLTSRTDKAGISEFTSAVGRYGYQVTAIEVSAGLHLKSIVNYVGRNTLLLTEDYQHHPAFAGFNTIVITDAESYAGNTLWINDTLITPQGYPATLAQIEKLGMPIVQLDTSEFKKMDGGLTCLSLRF, encoded by the coding sequence ATGCATTTTACTCAAGCCATTGCCAGACTTCCTGCTGACACCTGTGGTAGCGGCCAGACCACCGCCCAATTGGGCGCGCCGGATATTGCTGCCACCGGGCAACAATTTTTGGCTTATGTCGATACTTTGCTGCGACTTGGCCTGAAAGTGACTATCTTACCGGCGGCTCCGACCTTCCCGGATGCCCACTTTGTCGAAGATACGGCGGTGGTGATGCCGGAGCTGGCGGTGATAACTCACCCCGGAGCGCCAAGTCGCCAAGGCGAAGTGGACACCATTGAGCCACTGTTCACCGATCGCCCTGTTTTTCGCATGAGTCATCAGGGGCATCTTGATGGCGGTGATGTGTTATTAGTCGATAAACAGTTCTTTATCGGGCTGACGTCGCGCACCGATAAAGCGGGCATTAGCGAGTTTACCTCTGCGGTCGGGCGCTATGGTTATCAAGTGACCGCCATTGAAGTGAGCGCCGGTCTGCACCTGAAATCCATTGTGAACTATGTGGGCCGCAACACCTTGTTGCTAACCGAAGATTACCAACACCATCCGGCCTTTGCTGGCTTTAACACTATTGTGATTACCGATGCGGAGTCTTACGCCGGTAATACCTTATGGATCAACGATACGCTGATTACTCCGCAAGGTTATCCTGCTACCTTGGCGCAAATTGAAAAGCTGGGGATGCCTATTGTCCAACTGGATACCAGTGAATTTAAAAAAATGGATGGCGGCTTGACCTGCCTCTCACTTCGTTTCTGA